The Mobula hypostoma chromosome 1, sMobHyp1.1, whole genome shotgun sequence genome includes the window gacggtagaagggagaaactctccctgccgtgaacctccaaacaccgcaaacttgccaatgcagcaccattggaagcacctgaccgcagcggactctgagtccgtccgaaaactttgagcctccgaccagccctccgacaccgagcagcgagcgccatcctctgctgagcgcttcgaccctgccctggccgccgagcaacaagcaaagccaaggactcgggcccttcccctccggagattctggatcacacagtagcagcggcagtgaagcagacatttcagaggtttcaccagatgttcctccgtgctctcacatctgcctccatcaaatcaggattgtgcacggcaccctacttgacagataacagatatcaccaccagagtggccgctgcgagctgtgtcgtgccgccatcttctcctcccgccgtatTGTACCACTGTACATAGATTACCACTGTAATCTATGTTCTTCTATGTTGGCTATAGCTCAATGGCAGCATTCACCTCTGAGCTAGGAGGCTGTGGATTCACTTCCTACTCCAATGACTTGAGTCCAAATTCTGAAGAGGACATTTCAGCACCTCAGCACAGGGACTATAACACTAGCAGCCTTGCCCTCTCAAATTACAAACCCACAGCAAGAACAAGCATGAAAGATCAACATCCTCTCCTGCAGCAGGACGCTGTAAAATCGATTAATGTTCTCTCACTGTTCCTAGTTGATGATATTCATACTCTATCATATTGGTTGAATAACCAGGTATTTCTTTGCtgttctccccattactgtaCAACGTGGCACTACCGAGTTTCAACTTTCAGACAATTTGGACTGTGTTTTATAGAACCAGGGTTGACAAATCCAACTATAACGCAGATACCTAATTGTGACAATCAAACTCAGACATACCTAGTTGCAAGTCACTGAATACCTGTTATAGCCAGAGCAAGAGAGAAGCTACAATGCCATAAACAATGCAAGGGGCAAAAGAGATTAGGGGAAGTGGAGTGTGGGgaagaaagactttctgaagGTTGAGAGAACTTTCCCAGTTAGTCTGTTCATGAGCCAATGAAACTTCCAGTATTGCTCGACTTAGCTTTCAGAAATGAGCTACTGTCATTATATCAGAAGACTTAGAGtagcaatggaaaaaaaaagatatataCCATTCCAAGGTGAAATAGTCTATTTTTCAATGGAATGAGGACAGGTCTAGTCCAGGTAAACTGTGACCAAAGCTTGTCGGGCAAATCTAACTAAGCAATGCTAggtgtttaaaataaaaatgactGGGCACATTACCACAAGttaagaaatgcagagaaattaaaAGGTAATGGTCCATGGGATAGCCAAAAGACAAGTAAAATGGAGTAGAAGAAAGCACATGGCAAATACCAGGATGTTAACACAACACAGGATGTGAACCAGAATAattacaggggaaaaaaaaacatagaaaagagaaaaggaaagCGAGAGAATAAAAGACTGACAGCAATTATAAAATGGAATCCAAAAATATCCAGTGTTTGAAGTCAAGAGTTGTAGGAGGGGATTTGGAGGCTGATCAGAAGTCCAAGAAATTTACTCATGGATATAGCCAAGGTATAGCAGTATTGTTCCAACAGCTATCTGTACAATTGACAAGTGTTACATTACAAAATTCAGCTAACATTGGTATCTGTGTCTTAACTCAAGATGCCACAAGACCTGATCTTTTCTTTGAATGTCCTACTTAAAAGCCATTATACTCAATTATTTACCATATTTTCTAGTATTCCCTGCCTTAGTCAATGTCCATTTACTTGATTATACCTTGAACATGTTTTAGGTCATTTGCTGTGTTGTACACATACAAGCTCACATTTATACTGTAATTGCTATTTTTAGTTTTCTGAATTCCACTCTGGAGAAATAATCAACCATTTTAGAATTCTGATGCTTCCATTTTTCCCCTTCTAATGTTTGACTGCTCACTCACTGCCGTTCAAACGAAAAGCATAGATATGAATTCTGTATTTTAAGTTATAATCCCTTCTCTTGGAGAGAGCAGAAAGGAGACACAAACACAGTACCAAAACAACAAGCTCAACTGCGAACCAAATGACCACAGACAACGTGGTCAAACACCGTGACCACGTTTTGAAACTGGGAAACATTCTGTTTTAtattcagtcctgaggaagggtctcagcccaaaacatcaactggttattcatttccatagatgccgcttgacctgctaagttcctccagcgctttgtgtgtgtgttgcctcctgTTTCAAATGCTGGGTTAGACTCCATGTGTAAAAGCATTTCACAGTTTTGCATGAAAGCAAAGGCAACCAAGATTCCAAACCCTGCCTTGTTTATGAAAATTCCCTATTTGGGATGTGGAACTGTATAActgggttctctctctctctctgtcccaatGAAGTTACAAGTTAACATACTAGCTTACATGTCTTTTCTTGTCTACTACTGAGAAACCTAATGAAACTGCATGGGTATAAATGAGGTAGAAAATAACAAAAAGCCTTAACAGCTTAAGTTTTGTGGTTTAATGCCCCTATAGTTTTAACTAAGTTAGTTGGTAAACCATAACAGAAACTGCCATTGCTATAGCTGGGATGTAACCACCTGAATGAACATACCACCTGAAATaccaaaataaaacacaaaatactggaggaactcagcaagtcaggcagcatctatggaaacgcaTAAATAGTCaaaatttcgggccaagacccttcttccggactggaaaggaaaagggaaaaagccagaataaaaaggtggtgtaaggggaaggaggatagctcggTGACAGTGAAGctaggtaggtgggaaaggtactGGAGAGAaaagactctgataggagaggagagtggactacaggagaaaaggaaggaggaggggcaacagggtgaggtgataggtaggtgagaaaagGCAAGAAGTCAAAGTGAAGAATAGAAGAGGACggggggggggattttttttaaactggaaggagaaatcaatattcatgccttcagattggaggctacccaaactgaATACAAGGTGTTCCTCCACTCTGCGAGTGGCTTCATTAcagcacaagaggaagccatggaccgatATTTCTGAACAGGAAaaggaagcagaattaaaatggttgaccaccaggaaattctgcttttgacaTTTGGAGGAGGTACTAGCCCTCAATTTACATTAGGTCTCaccaagggagaggaggtgcaTTGGGATCACCAGCTACAACAGATAACCCTAACAGATTAACAGGTGAAGGGCtgactcatctggaaggactgcttggggccctgaatggaggtgagagagaaagtgaatgggcaggtgtagtactttggctgcttgcaaggataagtgcctggagggagattagtgggaagtgacagatggacaagggaaccagagggaggatttccagcagaaagcggagagtggggtggaagtaaagatgtgcttgatggtaggattactttggagatggcagaagttgtggagaattatgcATTGAAGGTTCTGGTAGGTtagaacaagaggaactctatcccagcaggaagatggggtgagcacagatgttcaggaaatggaagagatgcaggtgagggcagcatcaatggtagagaAGGGACAGCCCATTCTTGAAGGAGGtggatatctctgatgtcctggaaagtaTATCAATATGTTCTGTTGGCAGCAAAAGTGAAACACTTTTTTCAACCTGAAATTACTAAACATGCCAAGCCATTCTCACCCACTATCATACAAAATGGACAATTTTTTTAAAGACTCCCCCCGCCAAGAAAATGAGTAAACATTACAGAGTATAACACCAACATACTCAATCAACATTTAGTCAATTTATCTCAGTATCCCAAGATGCCTACATTTGCTCTTACAGTTAATAATTGAGGTTGAGTTTTGAAGCACTGTCTATATAGAAGCAAGGAAGTTTATAGATTTAATTCATTAATGTAGCAGGCAAAATTGTACTGATATTAGAACAGATCCTTTAAAACTCTAATAATGTACAGCTCTCAATATAGTATTTGCAAACCATACTGAGGTCTATTTATAGAAACTAAATCCATTTATGTTGAATaaatatgatttttaaaaattagttcTTAATTGCTAGCTTATGTTCTATTTCACTGCTTACACAGTTAATTTTATCCACAAGTTATTCATAATGCAGTACaatgaattaataaataataGTTACATGTGTTAAACTCTACCCAGAAACCTGTGAATCTGAGATAAGTTGCAATCAAATACAAGCACCCCTAAATATATTAAATTCCAGAATATCTCTTTTGTCCTGTCAACACACATCTACCAATATTTTTCATGTGGTCAGAATGCTATAAAAACATTATGGTGTCTGTTCTTCCTTCCTAATACTTTCCACATCATGATCTAATTAGCTGAAGTAACAGCTGGATGAAATGACTTGCAGGCTTCATCACATCATTGTACTGGCTGCATGAAGTGCACTAGCTTCACGCTTGCTAAATATATGCAGGTAAACAGTGCTGCAGCCTTGCAACACAATCTATTGCAACTCTTAAAATGAATGTGGATTGCAATAGACCAGTTGGCTTTTCAGGAACCTGCCAATGAACCTATTAGTATACCTTCCCAAAATTTGCTTCAAATTTCCACcttctgtatttctttcttttaagATGTCCACCAGTTAACTCCAGCCCCATAATACACCTATTTAACTAAAATGATACAAAATATAATTTCTCACCCATTAAGGTTGCAAGAAGGCAGAGGGATGACAATTCGAGATCAATGTGGTCTTGCACATCCTTAACAGAAGCTCGACCAGATGGTTCATTCTCTTCAGCTTTCCAGGAATGTGCCGCAGATGTTGAAGCAGCAGGTACAGATTCCTTGTTGTCCTTCATGATCTCCACAGATACCCGATCACCATGCTGTAGGGGCAAAACATCATTCTCAAATCCCACCTGGGGAGGATGCAACTCCTTTGGAGGGAAGCCATACCGTATGCATTGCAAATGAGGAGGAAGGTTAAACTCTTTTGCTATACTTTCTTGAAATTCAGAGAATGTGACTGATAATTGAAGTGTTAGGGTTGCCTGCCTCCCGTCGCTAGTAGTTACTCTGATCTTTTTCTCCTTTACAGGTAATGGGGAATAAGGGGACTTAGAAGGAGTAGCAGGGGCAGATGATGAACCATCTTTAACAATCCCATGAACAGATGGTTGGCCTGGTCCTTTCAGATCCTGTCGTGGCTTATCAGTTTTCTTTTTCTGCATAATTGCTGCATGGTCAATAATATTCTGCTGAATATCTCGTTCAGTTTTACTCATGTTCAGTTCTTCTTTGTGCAGAGTCTTTGATTTCTGACCCATTAAAATAATTTTGGTAGGCAAATGTGGTTCTGGTGTTGGTTCATCTTGCAAGTCTCCAACTCTACGACTATGTGCGCCTTCAACAGTGACTGGAGTATATTCATCAGGATTCTTTTTGGCTGTATGATGTAATATTGTGTTAACAACTTTCTGAATCAAAATTTCACTTCCAAATTCACCTGGAAAATGTTTGGTGACAAGCTTCATAGCAACATCATAAACATTGCTGTTTAGAGCTAATTCACTTTCATACTGAAACCAATATACACTTTCTCGTACCACCCTTCCACTCCATTCCAAAGTTATTGGAAAGGCTTCAGGCAAGTTATCATATTCTTTTCCCTCCCAGTAATGCTTGTAACCACAACCACATTTGCCGCCAGTTGATCTGGAGTTAGTTCGATCTCCATCTAAATACACGACAGAACCATCTCCTCTAACATGACGCATGGACGTACCATGGCACCAGTTGCACGATGTTAAGTGACTCAAATTATAATCTGGAACCAGTACATCATTTTTTGGATCATAGGAACATACAAGATGGTTAACAGGAAAGCTATAATTTTTGTCTGCTTTCAGTTGACCATGTGTGCTTGCAGCTAAATTGTACAGTTTTCCTCCTGGAACCAGCCACTCTGCCGGCACATGTAGCTCTGAAAGAGCACCACAAATTAAGCATTTCTGCAAACGGTTCTCAATTACAGCTTTCTTTGCAGCTTCAGTTACATCTTCAGGCTGTATTCCAATCACTCCTGTCCTTCTGTATATGTACTGATGAACATCTGCTACCAGTGAAGGATGGATGTCATGCTTCTTTAAGAAAATCTCTTCCATTGCAGCAACAAGCCTCTGCAAGTATTTATCCTGCAAACTTCGGTCACCTCCTAATGTACAACTGTCATCTTCAAACAATATGTATTTCCGAATAAGCTCTTGTGGAACACCCCAAGCTTTAGGCAACAGTTTCAAAGGAAGCCGAGGTAAAGGACCACTTTTAATTCCAACCAAAGGTATATAATGGTTGCGTCCCGAACTGCTCCATGCAATACAAATAGGCTTATTAAGCTGTCCATCCTTCCCCTGACATTTATCTTCAGGAACTAATCCTGGGAGGAAAGTAGCCGAATAATCTCCACAGCTTCGCATTCCACTCAGGGAATCTAATAAAATAATTGGGCGATGTAATACGTTAGCCAAACCAAAAATATGAATGTTACGTAGACCCAAAGGAACTCCTTCAGGTGGAACAAACAAAGGATCACATTCATTAATTATATCCTCCCATTCTGCTGCATCAATGAAGTCATGGAATAATGCTTTGTAACTATCCAGGTTCACCTTAAAATGTAGTTTGAGATTTTCACGTAGGGCATGCCAGAAAAGCTCTCTACCAACCAAAGCCCTAGACACAGCATGAACTAAACAATGGCCATCACCGTCAACGTGAACAGGAATTAAACATTCTTgattattatttgcttttttgATCTCCTCCAGGGTATCATGGAGATATAACAGACTTCCCGAGCGGTCTTTACCATAACCCATAGTCCCAATGTGCTCTGGATCAATAAGGAAAGCCCTGTCACCCAACAAAGCACAATCAAACATTTCCCCCTGGTTCATCTCTCTTAGGAGTTTGGCCTTCCCAGTTTGTTTATCCATGCCATATCGGGTCAGGATGGGAGACAGCAGCTTGCAGTGGTAGTTGGACAGCCCCATTACTTTCACCATTTCCGTGCCCTTTTTGGGGGCCGTGACTCCCAACAAAGCATTCCTCAGCAGGTTGTGCAGTACCACGTCAGGGTCGGTGACTTCCTCTACCTTGAGCAGATTTCTTTGTTCATGGCGCTGGCCGCATTCGGTGCATTCTATACTGACTCCATAGGCTGGGAAAAATAGCCGAGCTTGGCACTTAGGATCCGGACACGTACCCGATAGAATACGCCTGTCTTTTTTCTTAGACCCTtgcaacattgtttcatttattaATCCGGGTTATAATAAAATCAATCCATATATTTTGTAACCGTCCCTGCTCAGAGTGTCATGGTCAGTCGATTCTAGGAGAAGCTGCTCCTGTTAGCAATATTCTTCAGTGGGAGGCAAAACGCGGAAGTACTCggctcccttctctttctccttccacTCACAGTTTCCGTTAGCAAATGAAACGAAACAAGTCTCCTTTATTGAAGCCAGAAGAGACAGCGGCGAGTGCAGCTGACGGAGGCACGCATGCGCTGAGGGCGCAAGGGGCGACGGTGCTTGTAGTTTCCTTCGCCTTTGGTATTGCGCATGGAATGGAGGTCTTGAACTACAATTCCCGGAGGATACCGCACCGACCGCGATTGTCTGTCGAGCTGGGGGACCCGGACAGCCGGACGAGCGAAAGGTGTGCTGGGAGCAGAGGTGATGGTTCTGTCccgtttgttttttttcccccccgaGATGATTTTGAAAAATCAGCGATAATAGGAATTGCTCTGCTTCTGATCATGTGACTTAGTTACCCCAATTGAAGCGATTCGTACTCCCTTCCCAGAGAAGTTCCACCTTGTGATATGATGTCTCGTTGTAGTTTTTCAAATATGTTTTGCTCCTGACTGCGAGGCCGTGAGCGCGCTGGTTCGGCAGTTTAGAACGAGCTGCCGGGCCTTCTGCTGAGGAAAATCGATGTCATAGTAACCATCATTGTCCTGATTTGATCATGTTTAACTTTACTTTAGCGTACGTGCTTGCGAAATGTTCGCCACTCGTGCCGTAAGGTATTGTTCTCTGGTGGGATGTGATGTAGTAGTGTCTTTGTACTGGTTGGAGTGCTGGAGGTGCTTCCTAATGCAGAACGACCAACAAAACAACCAATTCCCAAATAGCAGTAGTGGCTGGTACAAAAATGTATCAGAAGTCATAGGTTTCAATTCTCAAATGCACATTTACACTCTTGTATTTCCTTACAACAGAGAAGACGGCTACTCGGTTCATCAAGtctgtgcctgttccatttcttcgctcattttccctgtaacccattcttcccccttctccaacaaTTCTATCATCTAACACAGGGAGCAATTCATGGTAGCCGATTAACCCATGAGCCCGCTTGGCTTTGGGATTGGGGAGAAAATCGATGCCCTCACAAGAAGAAAGCATACTCCATGTGGATGACAGCGTAGGTCAAGATGACTGGCTGTGAGGCATAAGCTCTGCGATTGTGATTGTACACAATTTTACTTCAAAGATGAAAAAACAGATTAAATACATACGAATGGATAATCAAACACAAATTCAAATATGAATTAAATCAGTTAATTAGTCCTAATCTGTGAGATTTGTAGAGCTGCAAAGATGCTGATGTATTTGGATTCTGTTCTCCAGCTTCACCATAGTTCCCGGCTTCCAGTACTTCTATATTCTTCCCATAGTTTCACAATGACGGTCTTCCATGTTTGGCAGGTAGAGTCTCAAACTTGAAACCATCTGTCCTGACCTTCTAAC containing:
- the vcpip1 gene encoding deubiquitinating protein VCPIP1, with the protein product MLQGSKKKDRRILSGTCPDPKCQARLFFPAYGVSIECTECGQRHEQRNLLKVEEVTDPDVVLHNLLRNALLGVTAPKKGTEMVKVMGLSNYHCKLLSPILTRYGMDKQTGKAKLLREMNQGEMFDCALLGDRAFLIDPEHIGTMGYGKDRSGSLLYLHDTLEEIKKANNNQECLIPVHVDGDGHCLVHAVSRALVGRELFWHALRENLKLHFKVNLDSYKALFHDFIDAAEWEDIINECDPLFVPPEGVPLGLRNIHIFGLANVLHRPIILLDSLSGMRSCGDYSATFLPGLVPEDKCQGKDGQLNKPICIAWSSSGRNHYIPLVGIKSGPLPRLPLKLLPKAWGVPQELIRKYILFEDDSCTLGGDRSLQDKYLQRLVAAMEEIFLKKHDIHPSLVADVHQYIYRRTGVIGIQPEDVTEAAKKAVIENRLQKCLICGALSELHVPAEWLVPGGKLYNLAASTHGQLKADKNYSFPVNHLVCSYDPKNDVLVPDYNLSHLTSCNWCHGTSMRHVRGDGSVVYLDGDRTNSRSTGGKCGCGYKHYWEGKEYDNLPEAFPITLEWSGRVVRESVYWFQYESELALNSNVYDVAMKLVTKHFPGEFGSEILIQKVVNTILHHTAKKNPDEYTPVTVEGAHSRRVGDLQDEPTPEPHLPTKIILMGQKSKTLHKEELNMSKTERDIQQNIIDHAAIMQKKKTDKPRQDLKGPGQPSVHGIVKDGSSSAPATPSKSPYSPLPVKEKKIRVTTSDGRQATLTLQLSVTFSEFQESIAKEFNLPPHLQCIRYGFPPKELHPPQVGFENDVLPLQHGDRVSVEIMKDNKESVPAASTSAAHSWKAEENEPSGRASVKDVQDHIDLELSSLCLLATLMGEDVWSYAKKLPHLFEEGGVFYNAMKKDVGLADGKHFTLPHLPGKTFVYNGADNRLELCIDPAGHIPIGPDIDNMIKEALSQLRSEGGPRSREGSPSSHGGMKLGSGGVVRKKSEQMPNVTAFQGKGHSLGTASSSQQLEQRQSREMQMPRKQTGSSSATDLDCATSKSSPKQGASPPKSSGGDGHLIRMAPGFVTIRDGRQLDPNLVEAQRKKLQEMVSSIQASMDKHLRDQSAEESIPSDIHESKSHSTTTPVPSITRTESLQMDTPEQPSITPPPGDNENLGMETTATTTTTTTSVELLSYSSIPSCKVHDAALLNEDLEEMDSQEIEGTVEPMDHS